The following proteins come from a genomic window of Acinonyx jubatus isolate Ajub_Pintada_27869175 chromosome C1, VMU_Ajub_asm_v1.0, whole genome shotgun sequence:
- the PRDX1 gene encoding peroxiredoxin-1 produces the protein MSSGNAKIGHPAPNFKATAVMPDGQFKDISLSDYKGKYVVFFFYPLDFTFVCPTEIIAFSDRAEEFKKLNCQVIGASVDSHFCHLAWINTPKKQGGLGPMNIPLVSDPKRTIAQDYGVLKADEGISFRGLFIIDEKGILRQITVNDLPVGRSVDETLRLVQAFQFTDKHGEVCPAGWKPGSDTIKPDVQKSKEYFSKQK, from the exons ATGTCTTCAGGAAATGCCAAAATTGGGCATCCTGCCCCCAACTTCAAAGCCACGGCTGTTATGCCAGATGGCCAGTTCAAAGACATCAGCCTATCTGACTACAAAG gaaaATACGTTGTGTTCTTCTTTTACCCTCTTGATTTCACCTTTGTGTGCCCCACGGAGATCATTGCTTTCAGTGACAGAGCggaagaatttaagaaactcaACTGCCAAGTGATTGGTGCTTCTGTGGATTCTCATTTCTGTCACCTGGCATG GATCAACACACCCAAGAAACAAGGAGGACTGGGACCCATGAACATTCCCTTGGTATCAGACCCCAAGCGTACCATTGCTCAGGACTATGGAGTCTTAAAGGCTGATGAAGGCATCTCATTCAG GGGCCTCTTTATCATTGATGAGAAAGGTATCCTTCGACAGATCACAGTAAATGACCTTCCTGTCGGCCGTTCTGTGGATGAGACTCTGAGACTAGTTCAGGCCTTCCAGTTTACTGACAAGCATGGGGAAG TGTGCCCAGCTGGCTGGAAGCCTGGCAGTGATACCATCAAGCCTGATGTCCAGAAGAGCAAAGAATATTTCTCTAAGCAGAAGTGA